From Gouania willdenowi chromosome 18, fGouWil2.1, whole genome shotgun sequence, one genomic window encodes:
- the grpel1 gene encoding grpE protein homolog 1, mitochondrial, whose protein sequence is MASWCVRAVRQSYLMLASPAVLRASPRLLCTAAQQKNGPRPEEEAEKVDQSSAEKTLAEAKSQVEEQLKDMTEKYKRALADTENLRTRTQKMIEDAKLYGIQGFCKDLLEVADILEKATESVPKEEVTSQNPHLKNLYDGLVMTEVQIQKVFTKHGLVKLNPDGAKFDPYEHEALFHAPVEGKEPGTVAIVTKVGYKLHGRTLRPALVGVAKAS, encoded by the exons ATGGCGAGCTGGTGTGTCCGAGCTGTGCGGCAGAGCTACTTAATGTTAGCCTCACCTGCGGTACTCAG AGCATCGCCACGGTTACTGTGCACGGCTGCCCAGCAGAAGAACGGGCCGCGACCTGAGGAAGAGGCTGAGAAAGTGGATCAGAGCTCAGCAGAGAAAACCCTGGCAGAGGCTAAGAGTCAGGTAGAGGAGCAGCTCAAAGACATGACA GAGAAGTACAAGCGGGCCCTGGCAGACACGGAGAACCTGAGGACAAGGACTCAGAAGATGATTGAGGACGCCAAGTTATATG GGATCCAGGGTTTCTGTAAAGACCTGCTGGAAGTGGCTGACATCCTGGAAAAGGCCACTGAGAGCGTTCCCAAAGAGGAGGTGACCAGTCAGAACCCTCACCTGAAGAACCTGTACGACGGCCTGGTGATGACGGAGGTGCAGATCCAGAAGGTGTTCACCAAGCACGGCCTGGTCAAGCTCAACCCAGACGGAGCTAAGTTTGACCCCTATGAGCACGAGGCCCTCTTCCACGCACCCGTCGAGGGCAAGGAGCCAGGCACGGTCGCCATAGTGACCAAAGTAGGCTACAAGCTGCACGGGCGCACCCTAAGACCAGCGTTGGTGGGCGTGGCTAAAGCGTCCTAG